A stretch of Brachyspira suanatina DNA encodes these proteins:
- a CDS encoding phasin family protein, translated as MSLSDDIKSGFYSSIGMMLKGKEKLEEAAREFIKDKNVSAEEGEKFVKEMVNKANETKEDVSQFIDERVKKVVDKMGYVKKEEYDAMRKELDELKQSIKKDQQ; from the coding sequence ATGTCATTATCAGATGATATCAAATCAGGATTCTATTCAAGCATTGGTATGATGCTAAAAGGAAAAGAAAAATTAGAGGAAGCAGCACGCGAATTCATAAAAGATAAGAATGTCAGTGCTGAAGAAGGAGAAAAATTTGTAAAAGAAATGGTTAATAAAGCCAATGAAACCAAAGAAGATGTTTCACAATTTATAGATGAAAGAGTTAAAAAAGTTGTTGATAAAATGGGATATGTAAAAAAAGAAGAATATGATGCTATGAGAAAAGAATTAGATGAATTAAAACAATCTATAAAAAAAGATCAGCAATAA
- a CDS encoding ABC1 kinase family protein, protein MNNMKSINRAREIISIIIAYGFRDIIAITPILKIIKNPIDKINIKYNGVDLRKYSKAERIKMACEELGTTFIKLGQILSNRNDILPKDITTELSKLQNHVKPFDENTAKSIIETELGGKIEDIFESFELTPKASASISQVHTAVLKNGEKVAIKVKRPNIEENILTDIEIIVWLSNIIEKYNEEFALMQPQKLIAAFKAQLIQELDFNFEKNNTLKFAKFFKNNKNIKIAKVYDEYSTKNILTMEYIEGIKISDISDDDTRYDRKKLVSIGIDAVLEQIFMLGFFHADPHPGNLMALENNVLCFLDFGMIGFIPPNSKDAFSSLIMSISSADYLELSKSILDLCYHGEISNIDEFNMAIFILVSKYVDMPLDNINIEDVFNELIGIIREFRLTLPSNIMLLIKSLIVLEGVARNLDKDVKLIEHIKPFAFRYVKEQMKPDNLFKQFKKLFYDYSYIIKEFPSDLEHLVSVIKQGSVKIQLEHKKLESLASTLDGLADRLSYSIVLASLILASALIITSKMPPLFHGTSVIGMIGFALSAIMGFIMIISRFIKKYVKKND, encoded by the coding sequence ATGAATAACATGAAATCTATAAACAGGGCGAGAGAAATTATATCTATAATAATAGCTTACGGATTCAGAGATATTATAGCTATAACTCCAATATTAAAAATAATAAAAAATCCAATAGATAAAATTAATATAAAATATAACGGAGTTGATTTAAGAAAATACAGCAAAGCAGAAAGAATCAAGATGGCTTGCGAAGAATTGGGTACAACATTTATTAAATTAGGACAAATACTTTCAAATAGAAATGATATACTTCCAAAAGATATTACAACAGAATTGAGTAAACTTCAAAATCATGTAAAGCCATTCGATGAAAATACAGCGAAAAGCATTATTGAAACAGAATTAGGAGGTAAAATAGAAGATATTTTTGAATCTTTTGAATTGACTCCTAAAGCAAGCGCTTCCATTTCTCAAGTACATACTGCCGTATTAAAAAATGGAGAAAAAGTAGCGATAAAAGTAAAAAGGCCCAATATAGAAGAAAATATACTTACAGATATAGAAATTATAGTATGGCTTTCAAACATAATAGAAAAATATAATGAAGAATTTGCATTAATGCAGCCTCAGAAATTGATAGCAGCATTTAAAGCTCAGCTTATACAGGAATTAGATTTTAATTTTGAAAAAAATAATACTTTAAAATTTGCTAAATTCTTTAAAAATAATAAAAACATAAAAATAGCAAAAGTATATGATGAGTACAGCACCAAAAATATACTAACTATGGAATATATAGAAGGAATAAAAATTTCTGATATTTCAGATGATGATACTAGATATGATAGAAAAAAGCTTGTTTCTATAGGTATAGATGCTGTATTGGAACAGATATTTATGCTTGGTTTCTTCCATGCAGATCCACATCCTGGTAATTTAATGGCTTTAGAAAATAATGTACTATGCTTTTTAGATTTCGGTATGATAGGATTTATTCCTCCGAACTCGAAAGATGCTTTTTCTTCTTTAATTATGAGTATAAGCTCAGCTGATTATTTGGAATTATCTAAATCAATACTTGACTTATGCTATCATGGAGAAATAAGCAATATAGATGAATTTAATATGGCTATATTTATATTAGTAAGCAAATATGTAGATATGCCTTTAGACAATATCAATATAGAAGATGTATTCAATGAACTTATAGGTATAATAAGAGAATTTCGTTTAACTTTACCGAGCAATATTATGCTTTTAATAAAATCTTTAATAGTTCTTGAGGGAGTTGCTAGAAATTTAGATAAAGATGTAAAACTAATAGAACATATTAAGCCTTTTGCATTCAGATATGTAAAAGAGCAGATGAAACCTGATAATTTATTCAAGCAATTTAAAAAGTTATTCTATGATTATAGCTATATCATAAAAGAATTTCCATCTGACTTAGAACATTTAGTATCAGTTATAAAGCAAGGAAGTGTAAAAATTCAGCTTGAACATAAAAAGCTTGAATCATTGGCTTCTACTTTAGATGGTTTAGCAGATAGATTAAGCTATTCTATAGTTTTGGCTTCTTTAATATTGGCTAGCGCGTTAATAATAACAAGCAAAATGCCTCCCCTCTTTCATGGTACATCTGTTATAGGAATGATAGGCTTTGCTTTGTCAGCTATAATGGGATTTATTATGATAATAAGCAGATTTATAAAGAAGTATGTTAAAAAGAATGACTGA
- a CDS encoding DUF4912 domain-containing protein: MATKKTEKAAEDTIKKTAAKKSATTKKAAEEKAETAPKKAAVKSATTKKTTTAAAKKTTAKKAQQKKKSEKEIEEEIEEIKEEAKKDEYIPDEVDIVRELPDRYKETKLVLMMRDPEWCFFYWDISDEDINYHSLKGKRISVRIFHVFGYDITNGEIHKEIEVNYIYGDRYVNLAMPHAYFIGELGYYDENNRFIVLARSNMIYAPRDSMSNVYDEEWMVNEEIIKLLKSPKALRESLSSATIFELIDLRRNHLAGSSSSLFMKKN; this comes from the coding sequence ATGGCTACTAAAAAAACAGAAAAAGCAGCTGAAGATACAATTAAAAAAACAGCCGCTAAAAAATCAGCAACCACCAAAAAAGCTGCTGAAGAAAAAGCAGAAACAGCCCCAAAAAAAGCCGCTGTAAAATCAGCTACAACTAAAAAAACTACTACAGCTGCTGCAAAGAAAACTACTGCTAAAAAAGCACAACAAAAGAAAAAATCTGAAAAAGAAATAGAAGAAGAGATAGAAGAAATAAAAGAAGAAGCAAAAAAAGATGAATACATTCCAGATGAAGTTGATATAGTAAGAGAATTACCTGACAGATATAAAGAAACAAAATTAGTACTTATGATGCGAGACCCTGAATGGTGCTTTTTCTATTGGGATATATCTGATGAAGATATAAATTATCATTCTTTGAAAGGAAAAAGAATATCTGTAAGAATATTCCATGTATTTGGATATGATATTACTAATGGAGAAATCCATAAAGAAATAGAAGTTAATTACATCTATGGTGATAGATATGTTAATTTAGCTATGCCTCATGCTTATTTTATAGGTGAATTAGGATACTATGATGAAAATAACAGATTTATAGTATTAGCTAGAAGCAACATGATTTATGCTCCTAGAGATTCTATGAGTAATGTTTATGATGAAGAATGGATGGTTAATGAAGAGATTATAAAACTTTTAAAATCTCCTAAAGCTTTAAGAGAAAGCTTATCATCTGCTACAATATTTGAACTTATAGATTTAAGAAGAAATCATTTAGCAGGTTCATCATCTTCACTTTTTATGAAAAAAAATTAA
- the ispH gene encoding 4-hydroxy-3-methylbut-2-enyl diphosphate reductase encodes MNVDIGKFAGFCDGVKYAVENTFSQASKKDSEIYIDGHLIHNPQTLDMLENIGVKTYEDDEDMSVLDGKTVIVRAHGISPERREALSSYAKKIVNLTCKYVAKIQGLVKKYSSLGYRVIVIGNPVHPEIVGVCGYAEDVYVVYKDEDLNKLPNDSKKTLIVAQTTLQKSTFYKYVTQIQDKYKDTEIIIKNTICAATEQRQNEVLEIAKRNDVVLVIGGSESSNTRNLYNIAASIKPAFYVEYKEDLDNMDLSKYKNIGIMAGASTPDWLIEDIAQTIKDKYATNFYRFISRIFDFLNYGYIFFSVGAFLMSYAVYDILSQPFKYQIGIIIALYYLYMSLENGYSNYTIKISDKRRYLFYQEYKTFFRFLILMSAVLMFYFAYKINVGILMLSILSSLLGMGYNISFENKSRFESSFFFRLFKKLIPFKAIVISVAVTVLLNGSIFILHRDILKEKLFLYLFSTFLVFLFMFIRQALIEIKFSQSDKIAGAVTLTTYIDSNKLAFITGIIPIILALFMLVGIIIGKYPLEINKLKYCIPIVYSSIISFVVMKKKIITSRHLFSILIDSPLYILFLAALINI; translated from the coding sequence ATGAATGTAGATATAGGTAAATTTGCTGGTTTTTGTGATGGCGTTAAGTATGCTGTGGAAAATACTTTTTCTCAGGCTTCTAAAAAAGACAGTGAAATATATATAGATGGACATTTAATACATAATCCTCAAACTCTTGATATGTTGGAAAATATAGGAGTTAAAACTTATGAAGATGATGAGGATATGTCTGTCTTGGATGGAAAAACCGTTATTGTAAGAGCTCATGGAATATCTCCTGAAAGAAGAGAAGCTCTTTCAAGTTATGCCAAAAAAATAGTAAATCTTACCTGTAAATATGTCGCTAAAATTCAAGGTCTTGTAAAAAAGTATAGTTCTTTAGGTTATAGAGTTATTGTAATAGGGAATCCTGTTCACCCTGAAATTGTAGGCGTATGCGGATATGCTGAAGATGTTTATGTAGTTTATAAAGATGAGGATTTAAATAAACTTCCTAATGATTCTAAAAAAACTTTAATAGTAGCTCAAACCACTTTGCAGAAATCTACTTTTTATAAATATGTAACTCAAATACAAGATAAATATAAAGATACAGAAATAATCATTAAAAATACTATATGTGCCGCCACTGAACAGAGACAAAATGAGGTATTAGAAATAGCAAAAAGAAATGATGTTGTTCTTGTGATAGGCGGTTCTGAAAGTTCAAATACAAGAAATTTATATAATATAGCAGCCTCTATCAAGCCGGCATTTTATGTTGAATATAAAGAAGATTTGGATAATATGGATTTATCAAAATATAAAAATATAGGTATAATGGCAGGGGCATCCACTCCGGATTGGCTTATAGAAGATATAGCACAAACTATAAAAGATAAATATGCTACTAATTTCTATAGATTTATATCTAGAATATTTGATTTTTTAAATTATGGTTATATATTCTTTTCAGTAGGTGCCTTTTTAATGTCATATGCCGTATATGATATATTATCACAGCCTTTTAAATATCAAATAGGTATTATAATAGCTCTATACTATCTATATATGAGTTTAGAAAATGGATACAGTAATTATACCATAAAAATAAGTGATAAAAGAAGATATTTATTTTATCAAGAGTATAAAACATTTTTCAGATTTTTAATATTAATGAGTGCTGTACTTATGTTTTATTTTGCCTATAAGATTAATGTAGGTATATTAATGCTTTCAATACTTTCGAGTTTGCTTGGAATGGGGTATAATATCAGTTTTGAAAATAAATCTAGATTTGAAAGTTCTTTTTTCTTTAGATTATTTAAAAAACTTATACCTTTTAAAGCTATAGTAATATCTGTTGCGGTTACTGTATTATTAAATGGCTCTATATTCATTTTGCATAGAGATATATTAAAAGAAAAATTATTTTTATATTTATTCTCTACATTTTTAGTATTTTTATTTATGTTTATAAGACAGGCTTTAATAGAAATAAAATTCTCTCAAAGCGATAAAATTGCAGGAGCTGTAACTTTAACTACATATATAGATTCCAATAAATTAGCATTTATAACAGGTATAATACCAATTATTTTAGCTTTATTTATGTTGGTAGGTATTATTATAGGTAAGTATCCATTAGAAATTAATAAATTGAAATACTGTATTCCTATTGTATATAGCAGTATAATTTCGTTTGTTGTGATGAAAAAGAAGATAATAACAAGCAGACATTTATTTTCTATATTGATAGATTCTCCGCTATATATATTATTTTTAGCGGCATTAATTAATATTTAA
- the rpmB gene encoding 50S ribosomal protein L28: MARVCEICGKGKQNGHSVSHSNIKTKRSFNANLQNVKIEVNGSVRKALVCTKCIKGNKVSKAK; the protein is encoded by the coding sequence ATGGCAAGAGTATGTGAAATATGCGGTAAAGGTAAACAAAATGGCCATAGTGTAAGTCATTCTAATATAAAGACTAAACGTTCTTTTAATGCTAACTTACAAAATGTAAAAATAGAAGTAAACGGATCTGTAAGAAAAGCATTGGTTTGCACTAAATGTATTAAAGGTAATAAAGTATCTAAAGCTAAATAA
- a CDS encoding dihydrodipicolinate synthase family protein, whose translation MRNLDKYKGIIPAFYACYDEKGAISPERVKKFTQHLIDKGVNGLYVGGSSGECIYHSKEERKLVLENVMEVAKGKITIIAHVGCNNTADSAELAAHAEKLGVDAIASIPPIYFHLPDYSIADYWNDISAAAPNTDFIIYNIPQLAGVALNVNLYKKMRENPKVIGVKNSSMPVQDIQMFKDVGGDDSIIFNGPDEQFVAGRLIGADAGIGGTYAVMPELFLAANDAVNKCQFDKARDIQYKIDRIIYAMCECHGNLYAVMKAILKLKGLELGGVRKPLSNIIDADKAKIEKCAKMIDDAINSIK comes from the coding sequence ATGAGAAACTTAGATAAGTACAAAGGAATTATTCCTGCCTTTTATGCTTGTTATGATGAAAAAGGAGCAATTAGCCCTGAAAGAGTAAAAAAGTTTACACAGCATTTGATAGACAAAGGTGTAAACGGATTATATGTAGGCGGATCTTCAGGCGAATGTATTTACCATAGTAAAGAAGAAAGAAAATTAGTATTAGAAAATGTTATGGAAGTAGCAAAAGGTAAAATTACTATCATAGCACATGTAGGCTGTAATAATACTGCAGACAGTGCTGAATTAGCCGCTCATGCTGAAAAATTGGGAGTAGATGCTATAGCTTCTATACCTCCAATATATTTCCACCTTCCTGACTATTCTATAGCAGATTATTGGAATGATATAAGTGCTGCTGCTCCTAATACAGACTTTATTATCTATAATATACCTCAGCTTGCCGGTGTTGCTTTAAACGTTAATCTTTATAAAAAGATGAGAGAAAATCCAAAAGTTATAGGTGTAAAAAACTCATCTATGCCTGTACAAGATATTCAAATGTTTAAAGATGTTGGCGGTGATGATAGCATTATATTTAACGGACCAGATGAACAATTTGTAGCTGGAAGATTGATAGGTGCTGATGCTGGAATAGGAGGTACTTATGCTGTAATGCCTGAATTATTCTTAGCTGCTAATGACGCTGTTAATAAATGTCAGTTTGATAAAGCAAGAGATATACAATATAAAATAGACAGAATCATATATGCTATGTGCGAATGCCATGGTAATTTGTATGCTGTAATGAAAGCAATACTTAAATTAAAAGGTTTAGAATTAGGCGGAGTAAGAAAACCACTAAGCAATATAATAGATGCTGATAAAGCAAAAATAGAAAAATGTGCAAAAATGATAGATGATGCTATAAACAGTATAAAATAA